A portion of the Pseudomonas synxantha BG33R genome contains these proteins:
- a CDS encoding ABC transporter ATP-binding protein: MYKLTVEGLHKSYGDNEVLKGVSLKARTGDVISLIGASGSGKSTFLRCINFLETPNDGAMTLDGQAIRMVSDRHGMRVADDAELQRLRTRLAMVFQHFNLWSHMSVLENITMAPRRVLGCSKKDAEDRARRYLDKVGLPARVADQYPAFLSGGQQQRVAIARALAMEPEVMLFDEPTSALDPELVGEVLKVIQGLAEEGRTMIMVTHEMSFARKVSSQVLFLHKGLVEEQGTPEDVLGNPKSERLQQFLSGNLK; encoded by the coding sequence ATGTACAAACTGACCGTTGAAGGCCTGCATAAAAGCTATGGCGACAATGAAGTGCTCAAAGGTGTTTCGCTCAAGGCCAGGACCGGTGACGTGATCAGCCTGATCGGCGCCAGCGGCTCCGGCAAGAGCACGTTCCTGCGCTGTATCAACTTCCTGGAAACCCCCAACGATGGCGCCATGACCCTGGACGGCCAGGCGATCCGCATGGTCAGCGACCGCCATGGTATGCGCGTGGCCGACGACGCCGAGCTACAACGCTTGCGCACACGGCTGGCGATGGTGTTCCAACACTTCAACCTGTGGAGCCACATGAGCGTGCTGGAAAACATCACCATGGCCCCGCGCCGCGTGTTGGGTTGCAGCAAGAAAGACGCCGAAGACCGCGCCCGTCGCTACCTGGACAAAGTCGGGCTGCCGGCGCGCGTGGCGGATCAATACCCGGCGTTCCTGTCCGGCGGCCAGCAGCAACGGGTGGCCATTGCCCGCGCCTTGGCCATGGAGCCGGAGGTGATGCTGTTCGATGAACCCACATCGGCTCTGGACCCGGAGCTGGTCGGTGAAGTGTTGAAGGTCATCCAGGGCCTGGCCGAGGAAGGCCGCACCATGATCATGGTGACCCACGAAATGAGCTTTGCGCGCAAGGTTTCAAGCCAGGTACTGTTCCTGCACAAGGGCCTGGTGGAAGAGCAAGGCACACCAGAGGATGTGCTAGGCAATCCGAAAAGCGAACGCCTGCAGCAGTTTCTGAGTGGCAATTTGAAATAA
- a CDS encoding succinylglutamate desuccinylase/aspartoacylase family protein: MRHQLHDLIAPVPGTARQIHSFHFGPQQAAGKVYIQSSLHADELPGMLVAWHLKVRLVELAAAGRLRSEIVLVPVANPVGLEQVLMDIPLGRYELESGQNFNRLFVDLGEEVGNQVEELLGDDPQHNARLIRSALSSALAAHTAQTQLQSQRLVLQRLACDADMVLDLHCDFEAVAHLYTTPEAWPQVEPLARYLGSEANLLATDSGGQSFDECFTLVWWQLQQRFGERFPIPMGSFSVTVELRGQGDVNHGLAALDCQAIIDYLIHFGAITGDVTPLPALAYPATPLAGVEPVTSPVGGLLVFSALPGQYLEAGQLVAEIIDPITDRVTPVRCKHAGLLYARSLRRMATAGMVIGHIAGTQAYRSGYLLSP; encoded by the coding sequence ATGCGCCATCAGCTACATGACCTGATCGCGCCGGTGCCCGGCACGGCGCGGCAGATCCACAGTTTTCACTTCGGCCCGCAGCAGGCCGCAGGCAAGGTCTACATCCAGTCGTCGCTGCACGCCGATGAATTGCCGGGCATGTTGGTGGCCTGGCATTTGAAAGTACGCCTGGTCGAGTTGGCCGCGGCCGGGCGCTTGCGTAGCGAAATCGTGCTGGTGCCGGTCGCCAACCCGGTGGGCCTCGAACAAGTGTTGATGGACATCCCCTTGGGCCGCTATGAACTGGAAAGCGGGCAGAACTTCAATCGCCTGTTCGTTGACCTTGGCGAAGAGGTCGGCAACCAGGTCGAAGAGCTGCTGGGCGATGATCCCCAGCACAATGCCCGCTTGATCCGCAGCGCATTGTCCAGCGCCCTGGCCGCGCACACCGCCCAGACCCAACTGCAATCCCAACGCCTGGTACTGCAACGCCTGGCCTGTGATGCCGACATGGTGCTCGACCTGCATTGCGACTTCGAAGCCGTGGCGCACCTGTACACCACACCTGAAGCCTGGCCACAGGTAGAGCCATTGGCGCGGTACCTCGGCTCCGAGGCCAACCTGCTGGCCACCGACTCCGGCGGGCAGTCCTTTGATGAGTGTTTCACCCTGGTGTGGTGGCAGTTGCAGCAACGTTTCGGCGAGCGCTTCCCGATTCCCATGGGCAGTTTTTCGGTGACCGTCGAACTGCGCGGCCAGGGCGATGTAAACCATGGTCTTGCCGCGCTGGACTGCCAGGCCATCATCGATTACCTGATCCACTTCGGCGCCATTACCGGCGATGTGACGCCCCTGCCCGCCCTGGCTTACCCGGCCACGCCATTGGCGGGTGTGGAGCCCGTCACCAGCCCGGTCGGCGGCTTGCTGGTGTTCAGTGCCTTGCCGGGTCAATACCTGGAGGCCGGGCAACTGGTCGCCGAAATCATCGACCCCATTACCGACCGCGTAACGCCGGTGCGCTGCAAGCACGCCGGCCTGCTGTACGCCCGTTCGCTGCGACGCATGGCCACTGCCGGGATGGTCATCGGCCATATCGCCGGCACGCAGGCCTACCGCAGCGGCTATCTACTTTCGCCTTGA
- a CDS encoding ABC transporter permease — protein MIELLQEYWRPFLYSDGQHVTGLAMTMWLLTAALVIGFLVSIPLSIARVSRKRLVRWPVQFYTYLFRGTPLYIQLLICYTGIYSIAAVREQPLLDAFFRDAMNCTILAFALNTCAYTTEIFAGAIRSMAHGEVEAAKAYGLSGWKLYAYVIMPSALRRALPYYSNEVILMLHSTTVAFTATIPDILKVARDANSATFMTFQSFGIAALIYLAVTFALVGLFRLAERRWLAFLGPSH, from the coding sequence ATGATCGAGCTATTGCAGGAATACTGGCGCCCCTTCCTTTATAGCGACGGCCAGCACGTCACCGGCCTTGCCATGACGATGTGGTTGCTGACGGCTGCACTGGTCATCGGCTTTCTGGTGTCGATCCCGCTTTCCATCGCCCGCGTCTCGCGCAAGCGCCTGGTACGTTGGCCGGTGCAGTTCTACACCTACCTGTTTCGCGGTACGCCGCTCTATATCCAGTTGCTGATCTGCTACACCGGTATCTACAGCATTGCCGCCGTACGCGAACAACCGCTGCTGGATGCGTTTTTTCGCGACGCGATGAACTGCACCATCCTGGCCTTCGCGCTCAACACTTGCGCCTACACCACGGAGATTTTCGCCGGGGCGATCCGCAGCATGGCGCATGGCGAAGTCGAGGCGGCCAAGGCTTACGGCCTCAGCGGCTGGAAGTTGTACGCCTACGTGATCATGCCGTCAGCGCTGCGCCGTGCGTTGCCCTACTACAGCAACGAAGTGATCCTGATGCTGCACTCGACCACGGTGGCATTTACCGCAACGATCCCGGACATCCTCAAAGTGGCACGGGACGCCAACTCCGCCACCTTCATGACCTTTCAATCATTTGGCATCGCCGCGTTGATCTACCTGGCGGTGACCTTTGCCCTGGTCGGCCTGTTCCGCCTGGCGGAGCGCCGCTGGCTAGCCTTTCTCGGGCCGAGCCATTAA
- a CDS encoding ATP-dependent DNA ligase, whose translation MKAFAELYANLDATTSSNAKLAALQAYFLQAPPEDAAWAVYFLSGGRPRQLVPTRLLRDMATEAASIEPWLFEESYQSVGDLAETISLLLPESTYSSEDGLAVWLEEKLLPLRGLSPMDLAERLPALWAQLDQPSLMVCIKLITGSFRVGVSKLLVTRALAAMANLDSKRVAQRLVGYTDLSNRPTAEGYLKLIAAESSDEHAQRGGQPYPFFLAHGLAQPVEQFDSLLGSPADWQVEWKFDGIRAQLVKREGRLWIWSRGEELVTERFPELHSLVSGLPDGTVIDGEIVVWKDAVQPFALLQQRIGRKTLSKKVLEDAPVAVLAYDLLEYQGDDWRNHIQAERRTQLEQVIAACNQPVLLPSPLIEGPTWAALATQREASRSLGVEGMMLKDRKGLYGVGRTKDMGLWFKWKVDPFSVDAVLIYAQRGHGRRASLYSDYTFAVWDGPPGSERTLVPFAKAYSGLTDEEMRKVDAIVRKTTVEKFGPVSSVTPNMVFELGFEGIALSKRHKSGIAVRFPRMLRWRQDKTVEEADNLATLQDLLT comes from the coding sequence ATGAAAGCCTTCGCCGAGCTGTACGCCAACCTCGACGCCACCACCTCCAGCAATGCCAAGCTCGCAGCCCTGCAAGCCTACTTCCTGCAAGCGCCGCCGGAAGATGCGGCATGGGCGGTGTACTTCCTCTCCGGCGGGCGACCACGGCAACTGGTGCCCACACGCTTGCTCAGGGATATGGCGACTGAGGCGGCGAGCATCGAGCCGTGGCTGTTTGAAGAGAGCTACCAGTCCGTAGGCGACCTGGCCGAAACCATCTCCCTGCTGCTCCCCGAATCGACCTACAGCTCTGAAGACGGGCTTGCCGTGTGGCTGGAAGAAAAACTGCTGCCTCTGCGCGGCCTTTCACCCATGGACCTTGCCGAGCGCCTGCCTGCGTTATGGGCGCAACTGGATCAACCGAGCCTGATGGTGTGCATCAAGTTGATCACCGGCAGCTTTCGCGTCGGCGTCTCCAAACTGCTGGTTACCCGCGCCCTTGCCGCCATGGCCAATCTGGATAGCAAGCGCGTGGCGCAGCGGTTGGTGGGTTATACCGACCTGTCCAACCGTCCTACAGCCGAGGGCTATCTCAAGCTGATCGCTGCCGAATCATCCGACGAACATGCACAACGTGGCGGGCAGCCATATCCGTTTTTTCTCGCCCACGGGCTGGCGCAACCCGTCGAGCAATTCGACAGCCTGCTCGGCTCCCCCGCCGACTGGCAGGTGGAATGGAAGTTCGATGGCATCCGTGCGCAGTTGGTCAAGCGCGAGGGGCGCCTGTGGATCTGGTCACGGGGTGAAGAGTTGGTGACCGAGCGTTTCCCCGAGCTTCACAGCCTGGTCAGTGGCCTGCCCGACGGCACGGTGATCGATGGCGAAATCGTGGTGTGGAAAGACGCGGTGCAACCCTTCGCGCTGCTGCAACAGCGGATCGGTCGCAAAACCCTGAGTAAAAAGGTACTTGAGGATGCGCCCGTCGCCGTGCTCGCTTACGACCTTCTGGAGTATCAGGGCGACGACTGGCGCAACCACATCCAGGCCGAGCGCCGCACGCAATTGGAACAGGTGATTGCCGCGTGCAACCAACCGGTGCTGTTGCCTTCGCCGCTGATCGAGGGGCCAACCTGGGCAGCGCTGGCGACCCAGCGCGAAGCCTCTCGCAGCCTTGGTGTTGAAGGCATGATGCTCAAGGATCGCAAGGGCCTGTACGGTGTGGGCCGCACCAAGGACATGGGCCTGTGGTTCAAATGGAAGGTCGACCCCTTCAGCGTCGACGCCGTGTTGATCTACGCCCAGCGCGGCCATGGCCGGCGCGCCAGCCTGTACAGCGACTACACCTTCGCGGTATGGGACGGCCCGCCGGGCAGCGAGCGCACGCTGGTGCCGTTCGCCAAGGCCTATTCCGGGCTGACCGACGAGGAAATGCGCAAAGTCGATGCGATTGTGCGCAAAACTACCGTGGAGAAGTTCGGCCCGGTCAGCAGCGTGACGCCAAACATGGTGTTTGAGTTGGGGTTTGAGGGTATCGCCCTGTCCAAACGGCACAAGAGCGGGATTGCGGTGCGGTTTCCGCGCATGTTGCGCTGGCGTCAGGACAAGACGGTGGAAGAGGCTGACAACCTCGCCACACTGCAGGACCTACTGACTTGA
- a CDS encoding ligase-associated DNA damage response exonuclease, whose product MDLVIARPEGLYCPAGDFYIDPWRPVERAVITHAHGDHARTGNQHYLAAAPGEGILRWRLGQDINLQTLAYGEQLLHHGVTLSFHPAGHVLGSAQVRLEYQGEVWVASGDYKVEPDGTCAPFEPVRCHTFITESTFGLPIYRWQPQAQIFAGINDWWQANIATGKASVLFCYSFGKAQRILHGLDASIGPILSHGAVEPLNRVYREAGIYIPETLYAGDFKKTDRLLRQALIIAPPSAGGSTWMRRFGDYSDAFASGWMRLRGTRRRRGVDRGFVLSDHADWPGLLWAIEQTGAERVMVTHGSVGVLVRHLREKGLDAQGFSTEYGDDEEEATA is encoded by the coding sequence ATGGACCTCGTCATCGCCCGCCCCGAAGGCCTCTACTGCCCTGCCGGTGATTTTTATATCGACCCCTGGCGCCCAGTGGAACGTGCGGTCATCACCCACGCCCACGGCGACCACGCCCGCACCGGCAACCAACATTACCTGGCCGCCGCCCCCGGCGAAGGCATCCTGCGCTGGCGCCTGGGCCAGGACATCAACTTGCAAACCCTGGCCTACGGTGAGCAGTTGCTGCATCACGGCGTGACCTTGAGTTTCCATCCGGCCGGGCACGTGCTCGGTTCGGCTCAGGTGCGCCTGGAATATCAGGGTGAAGTCTGGGTCGCGTCCGGCGACTATAAGGTCGAACCCGATGGCACCTGTGCGCCTTTCGAGCCGGTGCGTTGCCACACCTTTATCACCGAATCCACTTTTGGCCTGCCGATCTACCGATGGCAGCCCCAAGCGCAGATCTTTGCCGGGATCAATGACTGGTGGCAGGCCAATATCGCCACGGGCAAGGCCAGCGTGCTGTTCTGCTATTCCTTCGGCAAGGCCCAGCGCATTCTGCATGGCCTCGACGCCAGCATCGGTCCGATCCTCAGCCATGGCGCCGTCGAGCCGCTGAACCGGGTCTACCGCGAGGCCGGCATCTACATTCCCGAAACCCTGTATGCCGGGGATTTCAAAAAGACCGACCGTTTACTGCGCCAAGCCTTGATCATCGCCCCGCCCTCCGCCGGCGGCAGCACCTGGATGCGCCGTTTTGGCGACTACAGCGACGCCTTCGCCAGCGGCTGGATGCGCCTGCGCGGTACACGACGCCGGCGCGGGGTGGATCGCGGCTTTGTGCTGTCGGACCACGCCGATTGGCCCGGGCTGTTGTGGGCCATCGAACAAACCGGCGCCGAACGGGTGATGGTTACCCACGGTTCGGTCGGCGTGCTGGTACGCCACCTGCGAGAAAAGGGCCTGGACGCCCAGGGCTTCAGCACCGAATACGGTGATGACGAAGAAGAGGCCACGGCATGA
- a CDS encoding transporter substrate-binding domain-containing protein, whose amino-acid sequence MKKALLTLSALALCMAAGVATAKEYKELRFGVDPSYAPFESKAADGSLVGFDIDLGNAICAELKVKCKWVESDFDGMIPGLKANKFDGVISSMTVTPVREKAIDFSTELFSGPTSLVFKKGAGYSTPESLKGKSVGYEQGTIQEAYAKAVLDKAGVTTKAYANQDQVYADLTSGRLDASVQDMLQAELGFLKSPAGAGYEVSAAIDDPLLPSKTAVGIKKGNTELKALLDKGIKALHDDGTYATIQKKHFGDLNLYSGK is encoded by the coding sequence ATGAAAAAAGCATTGCTGACCCTTTCTGCACTGGCTCTGTGCATGGCCGCTGGTGTCGCTACCGCCAAGGAATATAAGGAATTGCGTTTTGGTGTCGACCCGTCCTACGCACCGTTCGAATCCAAAGCCGCCGACGGCAGCCTGGTTGGCTTCGATATCGACCTGGGCAATGCGATCTGCGCGGAGCTGAAGGTCAAGTGCAAGTGGGTTGAAAGTGACTTTGACGGCATGATCCCGGGCCTCAAAGCCAACAAGTTCGATGGCGTGATTTCATCCATGACCGTAACGCCGGTGCGCGAAAAGGCAATCGACTTCTCCACCGAGCTGTTCTCCGGCCCCACGTCGCTGGTGTTCAAAAAAGGGGCTGGCTACTCGACACCTGAGTCCCTCAAGGGCAAGTCCGTGGGCTACGAGCAAGGCACCATCCAGGAAGCCTACGCCAAGGCCGTGCTGGACAAAGCCGGGGTAACCACCAAGGCCTACGCCAACCAGGATCAGGTGTATGCCGACCTGACCTCCGGCCGCCTCGACGCGTCGGTGCAGGACATGCTGCAAGCCGAACTGGGCTTTCTCAAGTCGCCGGCCGGTGCCGGTTATGAAGTCAGCGCCGCCATCGACGACCCGTTGCTGCCGTCGAAAACCGCGGTCGGTATCAAAAAAGGTAACACTGAACTGAAGGCGCTTTTGGATAAAGGTATCAAAGCGTTACACGATGATGGCACCTACGCCACCATCCAGAAGAAACACTTTGGCGATTTGAACCTGTACAGCGGCAAATAA
- a CDS encoding ligase-associated DNA damage response DEXH box helicase, whose amino-acid sequence MAKTHDFAKQWFAAKGWKPFAFQKDVWAAVKAGQSGLLHASTGAGKTYALWFAALNRFAITRPPATGKRKPPAEPLTVLWITPMRALAADSARALQAPLDALQIPWSVGLRTGDTSSSERARQTRRQPTALVTTPESLTLMLARADSETSLAHLRMVIVDEWHELIGNKRGVQLQLALARLRRWHPELMVWGISATLGNQAHALEVLVPQGGGINVQGQTAKALQVDTLLPPVTERFPWAGHIGLKMLPQVVAEVEASSSCLVFTNTRAQSEIWYQAILDARPDWAGLIALHHGSLSRETRDWVERALKDGQLKAVVCTSSLDLGVDFLPVERVLQIGSAKGVARLMQRAGRSGHAPGRPSRVTLVPTHSLELVEAAAAQDAIAQRRIEARESPHKPLDVLVQHLVSMALGGGFTPDALLAEVRGAWAYRDLTEADWAWALGFVRHGGLSLTAYPDYRRVEPDEHGIWRVPDARLARRHRMSVGTIVSDASIQLKFWSKGGGGKNLGSVEEGFIARLKPGDGFLFAGRLLELVRVENMTAYVRRSSAKKAAVPRWNGGRMPLSNELAQAVVERFDAAAHGRFDGPEMQAVQPLLQTQLRWSGLPTRDNLLAETLQSREGWHLFLYPFAGRQVHLGLASLLAWRVSQQQAVTFSIAVNDYGLELLSATPVNWSLLLNTALLSPQRLLEDVAASLNAGELALRRFREIARIAGLVFAGHPGAPKSTRQVQASSGLFFEVFKQYDPQNLLLAQAGEEVLRDELDIRRLEETLSHLSALKLDMHTIQRPTPLAFPLLVERMRESMSSEKLSERIARMVKDLEKVADKGKA is encoded by the coding sequence ATGGCAAAAACCCACGATTTCGCCAAACAATGGTTCGCCGCCAAAGGCTGGAAACCGTTCGCCTTTCAGAAAGACGTCTGGGCAGCGGTCAAGGCGGGCCAATCAGGGTTACTGCATGCCAGCACCGGCGCGGGTAAAACCTATGCCCTGTGGTTTGCCGCCCTCAACCGTTTCGCCATCACTCGCCCGCCCGCCACTGGCAAGCGCAAACCACCTGCTGAGCCGCTGACCGTGTTGTGGATCACGCCCATGCGCGCCTTGGCCGCCGACTCCGCACGCGCCCTACAGGCACCGCTGGACGCCCTGCAGATTCCCTGGAGCGTGGGCCTGCGCACCGGCGACACCAGCAGCAGCGAACGCGCACGCCAGACCCGTCGTCAACCCACCGCATTGGTCACCACTCCGGAAAGCCTGACGTTGATGCTGGCGCGGGCCGACAGTGAAACGAGCCTGGCGCACCTGCGCATGGTGATCGTGGATGAATGGCATGAGTTGATCGGCAATAAGCGCGGCGTGCAGTTGCAACTGGCGCTGGCGCGCTTGCGGCGCTGGCATCCTGAGTTGATGGTGTGGGGCATTTCCGCGACGCTGGGTAATCAGGCCCACGCTTTGGAGGTTCTGGTCCCACAGGGCGGTGGGATCAATGTACAGGGGCAGACGGCCAAGGCACTGCAGGTCGACACCTTGCTGCCGCCCGTCACCGAGCGCTTTCCCTGGGCCGGGCATATCGGCTTGAAGATGTTGCCGCAAGTGGTCGCAGAGGTAGAAGCCAGCAGCAGTTGCCTGGTCTTTACCAACACCCGGGCGCAATCGGAGATCTGGTATCAGGCGATTCTCGATGCCCGCCCGGACTGGGCCGGATTGATTGCCCTGCACCACGGCTCGTTATCGCGGGAGACCCGGGATTGGGTGGAACGAGCATTGAAAGATGGGCAGCTCAAGGCGGTGGTGTGCACCTCCAGCCTCGACTTGGGTGTGGACTTCCTGCCGGTGGAGCGAGTGTTGCAGATCGGCTCCGCAAAAGGTGTGGCGCGGCTGATGCAACGCGCCGGGCGCTCCGGCCATGCACCGGGTCGGCCGTCACGGGTGACGCTGGTGCCGACCCATAGCCTGGAACTAGTGGAGGCGGCTGCCGCCCAGGATGCAATTGCGCAACGGCGCATCGAAGCGCGCGAATCGCCACACAAGCCGCTGGACGTCCTGGTGCAGCACTTGGTCAGCATGGCCCTGGGGGGTGGGTTTACCCCGGATGCGCTGCTGGCGGAGGTGCGCGGCGCCTGGGCCTATCGCGATCTCACCGAAGCGGATTGGGCCTGGGCCCTGGGGTTTGTACGCCATGGCGGCCTGTCACTTACCGCCTATCCGGATTACCGCCGTGTGGAGCCCGATGAGCATGGCATCTGGCGTGTACCGGATGCCCGCCTGGCACGCCGTCACCGCATGAGCGTCGGTACCATCGTCAGTGATGCCAGTATCCAGTTGAAATTCTGGAGCAAGGGCGGCGGCGGCAAGAACCTGGGCAGTGTCGAAGAGGGTTTTATTGCGCGGCTCAAGCCGGGGGATGGGTTTCTGTTCGCCGGGCGTTTGCTGGAATTGGTGCGCGTGGAAAACATGACCGCCTACGTGCGCCGCAGCAGCGCGAAAAAAGCCGCGGTGCCACGCTGGAATGGCGGGCGTATGCCGCTTTCCAACGAGCTGGCCCAAGCGGTAGTCGAACGTTTTGACGCGGCGGCGCATGGGCGTTTCGACGGGCCGGAAATGCAGGCGGTACAGCCACTGCTGCAAACCCAACTGCGTTGGTCTGGCCTGCCGACGCGCGACAACCTGCTCGCCGAAACCCTGCAATCGCGAGAAGGCTGGCACCTGTTTCTGTACCCCTTCGCCGGCCGTCAGGTACACCTGGGCCTGGCGAGCTTATTGGCGTGGCGGGTCAGTCAGCAGCAGGCGGTGACCTTCTCCATAGCTGTGAATGATTATGGCCTGGAACTGTTGAGCGCCACGCCAGTGAACTGGTCGTTGTTGTTGAATACGGCGTTGCTGAGCCCCCAGCGCTTGCTGGAGGATGTGGCCGCCAGCCTTAACGCAGGAGAACTGGCCCTGCGCCGCTTTCGCGAAATCGCGCGGATCGCCGGGCTGGTGTTTGCCGGGCATCCCGGTGCGCCGAAAAGCACGCGGCAGGTGCAGGCTTCCAGCGGATTATTCTTTGAAGTGTTCAAGCAATATGACCCGCAGAACCTGCTGCTGGCCCAGGCCGGGGAAGAAGTCTTGCGCGATGAGTTGGATATTCGTCGGCTGGAAGAGACATTAAGTCATCTATCGGCACTGAAACTGGACATGCACACGATTCAGCGGCCCACGCCCCTGGCCTTCCCGCTGTTGGTGGAACGGATGCGCGAAAGCATGAGTTCGGAGAAGTTGTCGGAGCGCATCGCCCGGATGGTCAAGGACCTGGAAAAAGTCGCAGACAAAGGAAAAGCTTGA
- a CDS encoding ABC transporter permease encodes MFEELLQTLGLSALSLKGFGPLLLQGTWMTIKLSVLSLAVSVLLGLLGASAKLSSLPFLRIPAQLYTTLIRGVPDLVLMLLIFYSLQTWLSSFTDFMEWEYIEIDPFSAGVITLGFIYGAYFTETFRGAILAVPRGQLEAATAYGLKRGQRFRYVTFPQMMRFALPGIGNNWMVMLKATALVSIIGLADLVKAAQDAGKSTYQLFYFLVLAALIYLLITSASNFVLRRLERRYSAGAREAVR; translated from the coding sequence ATGTTCGAAGAACTGTTGCAAACCCTCGGGTTGAGCGCGCTCAGCTTGAAGGGTTTCGGCCCGCTGTTGCTGCAAGGCACCTGGATGACCATCAAGTTGTCGGTGCTGTCCCTGGCCGTCAGCGTACTGCTGGGCCTGCTCGGCGCCAGCGCCAAACTGTCCAGCCTGCCGTTCCTGCGTATCCCCGCCCAGCTCTACACCACGCTGATTCGCGGGGTGCCCGACCTGGTGCTGATGCTGCTGATTTTCTACAGCCTGCAAACCTGGCTCAGCAGCTTTACCGACTTCATGGAATGGGAATACATCGAGATCGACCCGTTCAGCGCCGGGGTGATCACCCTGGGCTTTATCTACGGTGCCTATTTCACCGAAACGTTTCGCGGCGCTATCCTCGCCGTGCCCCGCGGCCAACTGGAAGCCGCCACTGCTTACGGGCTCAAGCGCGGGCAGCGGTTTCGCTACGTGACCTTCCCGCAGATGATGCGCTTCGCCCTGCCGGGCATCGGCAATAACTGGATGGTGATGCTCAAGGCCACCGCGCTGGTATCGATCATCGGCCTGGCAGACCTGGTGAAAGCCGCCCAGGATGCGGGAAAAAGTACCTATCAACTGTTCTACTTCCTGGTACTCGCCGCGCTGATCTACCTGTTGATCACCAGCGCCTCCAACTTTGTCTTGCGCCGTCTGGAACGTCGCTACTCCGCCGGCGCCCGGGAGGCAGTGCGATGA